TAATCTATCGGCATACATTTCGGACACTTCCCTTGGGAGACCGCGCAGGTACCAAGTCCACCATCGGAGCTCGGGAATCGGACCCCGCCCGAGGGGGTATAAATAGCGGCTGTCTGGGCCTCGACAGACACAGTCTTCGCTTGATCGTTGAACCAGCCACTGAAAGAAATCCCAGAATTATGAAGGTCTTTCTTGCCATCTGTGTGCTGATTAGCCTTGGCCTGGTAAGTGATCCCCGAACCGACCTAGAAAACGGTCGCCTCtgcttttataaatttaaatctaatcAATGGCTTTCCCTTTAATTGCAGGCCTCGGCTGACTACCGCCTGAGGAATCGCAGCGACATGCTAACCTACCGCGAGGAGTGCGTCAAGGAGCTGGCCGTCCCGGCTGATCTCGTGGAGAAGTACCAAAAGTGGGAGTATCCCAATGATTCCACCACCCAGTGCTACATCAAGTGCGTCTTCACCAAGTGGGAGCTCTTCGACAAGACCACCGGCTTCAATGTGGAGAACATCCATCAGCAGCTGGTGGGCCATGGCGCCGACCACAACGTGGCCTTCCACGGCAAACTGGCCGGCTGTGTGGACAACAACGAGCAGGGTTCCAATGCCTGCGAGTGGGCCTATCGCGGTGCCACCTGCCTGCTGCGAGAGAACCTGGCTCAGATCCAGAAGAGCCTGGCACCCAAGGCCTAAGTTAAGACTTGAACTGATTTAagcattaattttagttaataaacTCTTTAATTTTCGTGAAACTTAAAATgaaagtatattttttattgcttgGGTTAATGtttttggaaaataaattaatattctaGCAGagttttaaagatttaaaatttttataaattgtgtcatcaagattaattttttattaaatgaatatCTTATCAGCCTTCAAACCGGACCTGCACCTTCGTTTATCAGAAGGCATCAACACCTCCATTGTTGTCCACTTGCTGCTCTAAGTGCTCTAGTGACAAAGTAACCAAGTGCCCCATCCGCTGGTATATATATCTTGGCTCTATCTTTGGAGCAGCCAGTCAACGCCGGAAATCCCAGAGAAAATGAATACCTTACTGGCCATCTGTGTGCTTGTAGGCCTTAGCTTGGTAAGTCTTTATCCtggtttattaattaaatctttccttttttcttaaCCTTTGAACCCAGGCCTTGGCTGACTACAGACGGCGGAATCGCCATGACGTGCTCACCTACCGTGAGGAATGCGTCAAGGAGCTGGACTTGCCCGCGGATCTCGTGGAGAAGTTC
Above is a genomic segment from Drosophila kikkawai strain 14028-0561.14 chromosome 3R, DkikHiC1v2, whole genome shotgun sequence containing:
- the LOC108074377 gene encoding general odorant-binding protein 99a-like gives rise to the protein MKVFLAICVLISLGLASADYRLRNRSDMLTYREECVKELAVPADLVEKYQKWEYPNDSTTQCYIKCVFTKWELFDKTTGFNVENIHQQLVGHGADHNVAFHGKLAGCVDNNEQGSNACEWAYRGATCLLRENLAQIQKSLAPKA